The stretch of DNA tctaataattttattaaattgacttCTTAAATCGTTACAATTATTGCATAATTTCTTTGCACAAATCctctttattcatttatttcaacGTCTTTTCCATGCTGCGAAGGATGGGAAAAATGGGGGGAATGCTGGAAGTGGACTTATTGCCGGAAACTGCGGTGCTTGAGGGGCTTGAGCACTAGCTGCCATGATCTGTTGTATAACTGCCATGATCTCTGCAAACATtgctttaacaaaaaaagaaatttcagtacaaaattcaaagatttcaagggtttcttggtcgctgaattaggcccaatgtGTACAAGGTATAAATTGCTCAATTCGCTTACCCATGACTTCTGCAACTTGATCAGTGGGATTTGCAGCTGGATCTGGGGGTCCTTCCGGAGCAGTAGGATCTTCCGGTGGATCTGCTGGATCCTCAGGGGCTGGTGGATCGGGAGCCGGTGCCTCAGGCTCTGCATCATCGGCAAAAACAACAGAGACTCCCAGGAGGAGGAACAAGATGAAAACTCGAGACATTTCGATTACTTCACAAAACAAAAACTGATGCTCCTCCACTGCTAGAAGCCCCATTTTATACCCCAATATTTGATAATTATtcgcaaattttctttcatctaactaaataatgaaaaaaatatgaatcaaTCAACCTTGCTCGCGATCTCTctatttgcacacaaaaatgATCGACCCCAATTTTCGCGCCCCAAAATTCCCCCAATGTCACCAAGttatttttctctgttttttttttattcatccagACAACAGAATTACACAATTTTTGTCCTTTCACAttgtatttgttttttttttcttttcaattcaaaagaaatttcacctaaaactcgatttttttttgcttgatcTCGAGCCCCTTTGGAGGCTCTTGTCCAAGtacgaaaattatttatattacaCTTAATACGTCGACGCCCCCACCAAGGATGGGCTGTGGGGATGAACCACCTTGGCTGGGGGGCAAACAAGCACAAAAATAGGCCTCATTTTCTCATCATCCTATTTCAACGCGCCACATCACATCCCCCCAAACACGCGGGGGTGTGTGTTAAAATTCATagtatttcttcatttttttcttttactgaacaatttttctactaaaatttcatcttAAATACTCGCTAAACGTGATGGTctatttctcttaatttttttattatccaaTGTTAGAGAATTTTGTATATTGATtgttatataatttattttcttctctgttttcttttatttttatttaatgcgAAAAAGTTTTGGAAAAGTGGGAGGAGTGGGTGATATTCCTGAAAAGGTCTCGAagagttttgattttttttcttttaggaaagcgctgaaaatgattttttttaattagatgaattaaataattaataaatcttcattGTCTATAAAATCGTGTAGTTGAGTATTAGCAGAAAATCTGACTCTACTCAATAGATGGCGTTTAAATCTGCCTGTTGGTTAATccaattaaattgtaattaaataactttGGATGCATTGTAACTAAATAATCAAACATCCGAATAGTTTTTCATAAtgaaatctaattaaaaataaaagttctcaGTGTTCTAGAACGCCCTTCAGTTCCAGCGGCAAATtcttaaaatacttttattgtatttactacaattttcttaaggacaacgataaaaatgttttttttttcttttgcaaaattctcattttaatgcaaatcagaacagaaaaaaagctttcttatCGCTGCACTTCCggaatttaatcattttgcaCCAATTGTGGCAGTTTTTTTGTTAGCTAACAAGTCATAAAGCACATTATACTgggggaaaaataaatgaatttattacgcaaactttgcataataaattcaacaaagaaattaattttacggAGAATAATAAAGCTTTGTGAAATACTTATGAggttatgagaaaaaaaactgcaaaagatattgcaaaaatgaaagaaatttgttGAGGAATATCACCCGGAAAGACACAAAGTGGAggaaagagaatattttgatgaattattataaaataaaaagataataaatcATCAATTGAGCAGTTTTTAGTCCTGCAAAAAGGTGACCTTTATGTCCTTCCCACGCATCCTCTTATTTCTAGTGATATTGATCTCATCAGGTTGTTGTACACTCACGCAAAAAGCTCATTGACCAAACCACCCTATTGCCACACATTGCCCAAATTGAGATTACCAAATTGCTGGTTGAGTGCTGAATTGGCGGCATTCGGGGGTGGTTGCTTGAGACCCGCCGAATTGGGGGGTGTCTGGAATGCTGTAAACTGCCCAAAGGGCTGTGGCTGTGCCGGAAAACCGAACATTGCACCGTTGTTTGTCGAAACTGGCGGATGATGCGGCGGCTGTTGACCAAATTGTGGCATTGCAGCGTAGCCTGTTGGTGCGGCGGCAAAGCCACTCCCTGGTTGAGCACCAAATTGCCCCCCATAGGGCGCCTGTGGCGGTGGGAACTGGGAGAAATTGTTGAAACTGGGCGTTGGTGCGGCAGCATAGAGTGCCATGATGCTATCCTTGGTCATCTTGGCCTTCTCCTTCTCATTGGGCACCTGATTGAAGAAGTCCGCCTCCTCCTGATCCAATGCATTCGTCGTGGGCACCTTGGGTGCCTCCTCGACAGCCGGTGGGGCACTCAGGAAGGAATTGAAGGCATCCCCCGCCAAGTCTTTCGTCGTGGGCCCATTGGTGGCTGTTGGTGAGGATAAACCAAGAAGATCCGACGTAGCACTCGTGGGGGGATTGTGGTCAGTCCGTGTACTCTTGGGGCTACTCGATGTTGCCTTCGGCTTAGGCAAGGGTGCTGGAATTGGGGCAGACTTGGCCAAGCTCTTCTTACTCCCACTACTCTCTGTACTGACACTCGACAATCCCAATGTGCTcgatgatttcttttttctcttcaacttCTCCATCTCCTCTTCGATCTCCTTATCCCAGTCCACCTACAAAAAGCACAAACcccccgaaaaaaagaaaggttttCTTTAGAGAGTGCCTTGTAGGGCATTTCCTACAATCACTACTTTACCACAGATTCTCTAACAGTGCTAAATATTCTTGAATACGTTTTCTTAAAAGACAGATTTTCGGTCTCAAGCTtggctaattaaattttatttaaggcCCTGGACTATTTAAGTTCTTCCTCAGGGCTTacaacaatataaaagaacACATAAGACTCCAAAAGACCTACATGACATTAAAGTCATTTAAGAAATCCCATTCATCGCCTAGGGTCGTCCCTTTAACAACAACTGGGGTTGGCTTCTCACATACAATTTtggctttgattttttatgaccAGCTGCCGTCCTGACGTCAACCTCAGAGAGgcatttttgttgcattgtgACTTTGTGTTAGGAATATTCCTCATTCATATATTTTATCACAAGCAACGGTGCAGAGCAGTCAATATCAGTTCAAGAGTTACCTCTCGTTGTGATATTGCACTGGTGGGAACGAGTGGGGATATTCCTAATCGaataagatctttttttttcatatctgcATTACAGCCTATCGAACACCTCCGAGTCTCGAATTCGCCGACCCTCTCATGGTTTACGTACGGAAATATAACGTAATCCATTTCATTACCTTTGGCGGTGGTGGTTGGACCCATTCTCTAGCTAAGTACTTCTTATGCTCATACTTGGCACGAATAAAAGTCTCAAGCGCCGAATCAGTCTGTGGACGACGAAAACCATCCGGGAGTTGAGCTTCATACACAGCACGTGCTCGTGAGTTGCCCATCTGCTGCAGGGAGACCTGTTTTTTGCATGATGATGGATGAAAAACGCCCccaaaattattgattttgcaatgagaatttaaaaCATGAGAATTCCATCTTCTTGCAATACTCACAACTTGCTCAGGTGTCCAGGCGTCTAGATTCACAGATTTCACACGAGAAATGTGAACACCCAAATTCCTGTGAATCCCCGCACATCGGATACAGAGAAAGACGCCCAAATTCCACGAAGCCCATCTAGGACCTGGaggaaaacaaaatgaatcCCATCAGGACACAGTAGAGTGCTTTCCTGACCATGACCGGAAGTACATGGTAAATAGACCGCTTAATCCCCCATTAGAGTACACCAATTGGCATTGAAGGCGCTTGACCCCCGGAAGTTGAGGACGCGCACGATCATGCAATTTGTGACActttctctttgttttttcctctcattctCTTCCCAGCCCCACAGCACCTGCCGCACCTGCCAATCTGCGCCCAGATGCCTCCCAATGGGTTCTTCCCATCTGCCGGGGGGGCAGCTAATTACCCACCCAAAATTACCTTTTGCATCGCAATCCACGCAGTATTTGTTATCTTCATCACGGAGCATCTGAGTCAGCAAATTCTGACATTTCTCCTGTATAAATTTCGTCCTTTCGCTCTCCTTCTTACTACCCATCTTGCCGCGGGATCTCTGGCTCACTGATTTTGCTATTTTGACGGTGTACAAATAACTTTTCACCTtgcaaaaaagcacaaaaagatCTCCTTCAAatacaatcttttttttaggagAACACGTCCACTATTATATTTCTCTACATTTGACgggggaagaagaagaaatgtcTGTTTTGTTGTTTCTTTATTGAAGGGTGAAACATAAAAGGGGGAAATATTTCACGCAACTCAGGTGTTTTGCGCCTGAAAGTAGactatttttgaaatttttaattttcccaccGTTCGACCGAAATAATTTCCTCTAAAGAAAAGCCCagaaaaacacgaaaaaatcttcaaagatGTGCCTTACATACGAAAAGCATCTTAACAAGTTTCTCAATAAAGCCAATGTTTCATCGCTATACAGATGTCTTGAAACATGTTCAACGTGAAACACATCAAaagcattaaagaaaaagaagaagaagaagtccTCCGGCGATGGACGGTGCTTCTACGCagttgtgaaaaattgtggaaattttggTGAATTTGTGGGTGAAAAAGCATGTGGAATTATGTTTCGAGGAGGATAAAGGACACCTTGGAGAAGACGGCCAACATCTTCGATGCTGGCCGTGCGCATTTCAACCATTTTGAGTGTCCGCTGGCACGGAGGAAGGCTGCCGCCGTTGcgttgaggaagaaaaagtgCTCCCTCGCGCACTTCCGGAAGTCTTCAGCCGTTGGGAGTGATTTCAAGGAATCCGAGTCGGGGCAGGATGAGTACAAGGAGCGCATTAATCACGACAATCTCAATCAGTCGTGGTTGGGAGCCATAACCTGGGTGAgtaggttaaaaaaaacttgttcaagttctttgacaaaaaaaaatatccttgaaTGATGAAAGTAGGGGAAGATATTCCAAATcagaccttttttttctctgaaaattcctcccatgttagaaagcaaaaaaacagCGGATATTTTGAGAGAAAGGGAATAAACATTCAGGTAGatcaatgagaaattaattcgTTTTATCAGTTTGAGTTTAATCTTATCGCAGATGAATTTCCATTTAGCAGGTTTATCCCATCTATGAATTGGTTTATGAATCTTGCAATTCATTTGTGAGTTAAGAGATAATTATTATGGAATTAgagataaaatacaaaaaaaaaaacaataaaaataaatatcttagaaagtttttgattgaaaaaaaatcttttaacacaTTCAGGCATACTAGACGCTCATCGGAGGCTTATACTGTAATAAATTGGAGTATATAATTACCCGGCTGGCACAAATTGTctcaatttcatatttttagcatttttgcTGCATTTTTAGTGAAACTTCAGCAAAAACAAACTTATGAACTATTGTGAACTTTTTCCACGGATTTACCGTAATAACTCTTGAAAACAcgagcttttaaaattttctttagtctGTAATTATGATTAATTGTCCTAACTATAagataattgttttttttttaattagactACGTTAGCTAAAAGCTGCTTCAAGATAGTTCAAATTAGCCTCTAATGAATTAGAACTAGATTCagagatgtaaaaaaaaaatatttccggaaattgcttttttgtttttaattcttttccttttttgcaacatgaatattttatgctgACCTTgctttctttgtttttattttttctccgaAACACACAACAGAGTAGCGCCATCATCTGCGGATGGTACACAAGTCAGCTACTCTGTATGCGACGGCGACAGCTTGCTTGGGAACGTCGTAGCGCCTTCCATCCGGCAATTTATGGGTTTTTGCCGCCACCCAATCGTGGCTTCCATACGGGTCCCTTTGCACGGGTTGCCTTAACAGCGCCTGGGAAGGAATTGGGGGTGGGGAAGTCTTCAGACTTCCCATTGGATCCCTCCAAATTCATCTACAACGTCAGCAATGATGAGACAAGCGACGAGCCCAAAATTTCCACTGAGGTGAGTGTTTTAGTGAAGCAGAAGGAGAGATAGAGAAAACAACAATAATTGGCACTCTTGAAGGCCACACGcgtcttttttaatttattttttgcaaagagaagattttCTGTCTGTCTCTATGTTTCTCTTTCGAATCTTATCACAATGTGGATGATTTGTTTTCATGCGTTTGAAGAGAGTCAATGATTCACTAGATTTTAACATAAAGAGACAGTCTTATCGCTGTGATAAGACAAAAAGATCTtcaggaagaattttaattcaattttctttgcattttcctttgaaaaaaaaatgtgtttttgcagaaattaacAATAAGAGATGCAGCTCGTGATCTCAAGAGCCTCATTGGGGATACACACTTCAATTTTGCCGTACAGAGTATACAGAATGGGAGTAATTTTGAGGAGGCAGTCTTCCATTTTCGCCTTGCAACATTTCACCGTCACCCTGCGGCAACGTTTAATTTGGGGCTGTGCTACGAGCGCGGTTTGGGGGTGAAGAAGAATCTCCGGCAGGCCATGGAGTGCTACCAAATGGCCACGGAGTTGGGGCATCCGAAGGCAATGTACAATCTTGGGGTGTTCTACGTGCACGGGCTTGGTGGTCTCAAGCGTAGTCGTCGTGTGGCGCGACAACTCTTCGAGGCGGCAGCACAACTCGGGCAGGAGGATGCTCAGGCGGCACTAAAGATGCCAAATCGGAGCACCACCAAGGACGTACAAGACTACCATCATCCCACAAATATTGCCCTAACAACAAGTTGGCGTCCCATTGAGGCATCCTAGTGTGTGGATTGGGGGTCCTGGAGTCCTGCTGCTGTGAGTTTTCCTAGAAACTACATATTATATACTTAACCTACATTGTATGAAGTGATAAAGCATTGTATTGAAGATCCGAAATACAGGTGATTGTGTGGGAATAATCtctgaaattaattattgtttttattagGGGACAATATGTCCTTTTCTAAGCAATGGGTTCtattctgcgaccaagaaatccttgaaatcgttgaaatttcagaagaaattcttaaaaaattgtaatttattttgaacattttttttttaaataaaaattgcagaatttCAGCTGAGAAAATTTCTGCCGTAGCACCTTCCTGAACTTCCTGACCAAGGTGctaattccttttctttttgggtCATAGAAGATCCCTTTTCCAACGTAGAGTAGTGAAAATTGacttattttactttttcttgaGTATCCCTTGTGCGATGTAGAGTCTTCTCTTGTTCCTGAATTTGTCATGGAGTTTCCCTTTGGGATTCCCACCGAGGGGCCTTTTTACATAATACGTCGACTGgaattgaaggaaaacttgtttttaattcaaagaaaatgaggaaatccTTTTATACCTTAAGTTCCGTGGGGAAGAGCTGAATAATTTGATCACTGACACGATCAATTAGTTTCATGGAGACACCATCGTACTTCTGCAGGTAGTAATCGGCAATAATATCCACGAGCCATGCTTGATGCTGTGGCTCAAGCCTCTCATTTGCACTGTAATACTGCAGGATACTCTTACCACGTGCAGACATTCTCAGGACTTTCTCGACTTCCTGAAAAGGCAAAGTTTGCttttgaaaatctctcattcaGCGTACAATGATGCCTAACCTCTCGTGAGACATGCTTCCGGACCTTTGCTGCTGAATCCTTATTCGACGGTGGTGCTGTAGATGCTGAGATTCCACTATATTGCTCCAGAGGATCAGAGATCTGTTGTACCTGAGGCAGTTGAACTTTTTTGTTTGCCGGCAGGGGAGTTTCAACAATCTTGGCACCTTCATTCCGCCACTTCTTCAAGTAGTACTTGAATTCCACGCAGTCGGCAATGTTGTTCCCAAACAGCCGGGCAATGTCCTCATCCTCAATCACCCTCAGGTGCCAAATGGTCAATTTTGCAGCttttccgggaagaaaaacataaaaattttaaaagaaaactttccaaagtttcaaaacaTTCCATCAACAAAACTCACCAACAACAACTTCAACAatgtttttcttcacattccACGACTGCAGGAGTACCCGGGTATCCAGTGTTTCATCTGCATAAGCTACCGGAACTACCGTTGTGACTGCTTGCCGAATATTATGTTTATTGTCGTCGGATTCAACTGAAATATCGTCATCCGAGAAGAAAACGCTATTTTCGTCAGCCATGTTTTGTGTCCCTTTAACCACAATGTTTCATCCTTTTGTGAAACAtcaaattttgaggttagaacgACTTCCCGCCTATTTTCACCGCCAAATTGTTCccaaaatcccccaaaaaaattaaaaattgattttatttcaataaattgtagctaaaatcagctttattttcaaatattaaatgagaaatttttcatggaaaaatgaaacataaaataaaaatttactgcCTGCGTGATCTTAAATTCCTCTTTGTGGGCTGTTCGGCAACCACCGGTGAATTGTTTTTGGGCTTCTTTGAGATTTCCGTCACATCATCTTGAACCTTTGTCCCCTTCCTAGTGCGCTTTGGACGAGAAGAATCATTCAGATCTGCTTCAGTTGCTGCTGAATTTGGAGTTTCTTCGGGTTTTGCGCCTCTTCGTGCCCGTTTTGATTGAACTGGACTTTCAGCGGGAGCTTCGCTTGTTTTCTTTGCACGTGGATTCCTTGTACGTTTTGCCGGAGTAGCATTGGACTCTTCATCTTCCTTTGTAGCTGCTCTGCGACTGCGTTTTGTTGAAGTTGCAGCTGAACTCTCCACTGAAGTCACTGATTCATTGTTATTCCTCTCACCGGCTGCCTTACGGGTACGTTTTGTCATCTTTGCAGGAGTGTCTTCATCATTTACTTGGGAATCTTGTCCAGTTTTTGCAATTGCCTTCCGTGTGCGTCTAGTACGTGTTGAAGCAGTAGAATCTTCTGCATTTTCAGTAACATCTTTTGCCCCTTCAGCCTCTTCCACAGTTGGAATAACCTTTCGTCCACGCTTACGTGTTTGCTTAGCTGGACTCTGAACTAATGTTACAGCTGTTTTTTCAGTTTGTTTCTCCACTTCAACACTTGCAGCAGCTTTGCGGCCACGTTTAGCACGTACAGGCTGAGCGGGACTTTCAAAGACGTCATCAGAAGATTTATCTTCTTCCTCATTTTTAACTGTTGGATCTGCCTTTTGTTGAGCCTTTCGACCGCGTCTAGAACGAATGGGCATTGCAGGATCTTCGTCAATTACTTCAGCAGGCTTGTTCTCCACTTCTTCAACTTTTTTGCTCTCTGCTTCTTCAGCAGGCTTTACATCATGCGCCTCTTTTAAAGCAGCAGGCTTTCTACCACGTCTAGAACGAACTGGTTTAGCAGGAGCTTCTTCAGCTTCTTCAGCAGGCTTGTTCTCTGCTTCTTCAGCAGGCTTGTTCTCCACTTCATCAGCATCATGTGCCTCTTTTACAGCAGCAGGCTTTCGACCACGCCTAGAGCGAACTGCCTTAGCAGGAATTTCTTCAGTAGgcttgttttcttcttcttctaaagGCTTTATTTTTGTAGTTGCAGCCTTTCGTCCACGGCGAGGACGTTCAGAAGGATTTGATTCAGTATCTGCAGCACTTTTATCTAACGCTTCagaagcaattttatttagtgCTTCAGCAGCCGTTTTTCTTCCTCGCTTAGCCCGAACTGGACTCGTAGATGAAGATACTGCAGCAGGAGATTCAGGAACTGCAAATGTAACTGCTTTTGGTTTTCTTCCACGACGAGGTTTGTTATTTGCTGATGCAGCGGATGTTGCTTCATTCTTCTCCTTTGTCGATAAAACTTCTGGGGTCTTTAGTAAAATTTCTGTAGTCCTCTGCAGCCTAGGAGATCGTCTTGGAGCAATTTCCGTAAGTTGATCAACTTTCAAACGAGGAGTTTTGGGGGTACTCGTTACTCCATGGCTAAAATCAAATGTATCATTCACAGACAGAAGATTCTTCTCTGTTTCAGCAAAACTCTGAGCAATTGCCAACTTCCTGAGGGACACATCGCGTCCGGTTGTTTCTCTACGAACTGATGGAGTGTCAATGGTTGCATTGTCTTCAGCTACGTCTTCACTTTCAGGATTGTTGTCAATGCTCTCTGTGAGAAGTTGTTCAGATTCCGTTGCAGTGACATTGCTGTATTTATCACTGAGAACTTGAAGTGTATTGTTGGCACGACGTGAATGAGCGTTTTCATTTGTTGTCGACAAGACAATTGAATCGATCCACTCTTGAATTCCTTTATCATCACCTCCCTTTTCGATCTTTTCGGGAGTTTTAACCTTTTTGGGGCTTTCTTTGCGTGAATACGTCCGCTGAACTGATGGCATTGACGTTAATCCTTTGAGGGAGTCAAATAACTGATCTACCGTTGCATCCAATTCAATGACTTCAACAACACTTGTTGATGAAGATGTTGGTTTTGACGCTTCTTCAGCATCTTCTCCCTGAATCAGTGGTTTTGATTCCTCGGGGATGGTGTACAAATCAGCCATACCAGTTAGATTTTGAGTAGTCTCAACATCTACTGGCTCCTTTAGAAGTTCCTTAACGCCAACCATTGCAAAGGATGTATCTTTGGATGTTGAAGGCTTCATTATATCTCGCAAACCAGCGTAGTTAATTGTTTTGTCTCCAGTGGGCTCCTTCATGAGCTCCTTAACGCCTGTGAATTTCAGAGACATGTCTGTTTCCTTAGATTCCTTCATGAGGTCCTTAACGCCTGCGTATACAACGGAATAGTCTGCCTCCTTTGGTTCCTTCATGATTTCCCTAATTCCTCTCAAATCCATTGAAAGATCTTGATCCACTGGAgattttagtaattttctcACACCTCTCAGATCAGGAGAAGCTCCTTCTTCCTCAGGTGATTTCATTAGATCACGAACACCAGCCAATCTAACGGAGGTTTCATCTTTCGGGAGATCCTGCATAAGTTCTCGGACACCTCGTAGGTCAACTGTTACGTCCTCAAGAGGTGTCTTCATCAATTCTCTCACACCAACAATATCTTCCAGCTTATTGGTTGATTTGGGAGTTGCTAGAAGTTCACGCACACCCACAATGTCCGTCAAATCATCCTTTTTCCCCCTTCCGGGTGTTCTGAAAAGCCTTCTAACACCACCAACGTCCGTTAAATCATTTAGTGGAGAAGAAGCAACTACGTGGTGCCTCTGAACAGCTTTTGGGGACTTTTGCTGTGTCCCAAAGAGATTCTTAACACCGGAAATGTTGCTTAAATTATTCAGCGGACTTCGCGGTGTCTTTGTAACCCTTCCGGACTTTACAGCACTCAAGCTCTTATGCTGCTTTTTCACTGGAGTTGGCGTCATGTTAAGCATATTGTTCtcctaaaaaaagaaatattgaaagaaaaattaatttcttcaactttaaatgttttaaattttcaagaaaacaaACCTTTTGAAGAGATCTCAACTGATGATCTTCACTCATTGTCGTTGCTTGAGGTGATGTCATGTTTTCCTTGTCAAATACGTCACTGCCGGATGTGATATTGGTCAGATTCTCCATTGTCATTAGGCCTCGTAGTTGACTGACCGTTGGTTGTGGCTTTTCACCTGTTGTATCGGATGTATTGAGTTTTGCCTCAATCTTCCTCTCTTTGAGCTTCTTGGTTGACGTTACTGGGCGCCTGATTATCTTCTTAACCTGCTTTGGtgttgaaaagttttccacaTCTTCACCTTTGACCTTCTTGACACTCTGAGGGGTCCTTGTACTCTTTCTTGTCTTCTTGATGTCTTCTTGCGGCTGCTTTTTGACAGATACAGCACTCTGTGGGGTTTTTGCATTTCGTCTTATACTCTGTGGAGTCTTTGGGGTCATTGTATTGACCTCTGGGAGCTTCTTCGTAGATGCAACACTAGATTTTGTGGCTGATCGCAAAGTTCTCTTGGGCGTAGCCGAGGAATCGTCAATTTTTGATGCTTCtccaatgaattttatgctattttctGGCGTTTTAAGCGTCTCACTTGAATCATCAATAGTTATCACGGATTCCGATTGATCCACATCAATTATTGTGCTCTCCTCATTCACATCCAGGCGCTTTGTGACATCAATTGGAGTACTTTGGGGCAATGATGTGAAATCCACTTTTGCAGCAGTCTGCGGAGCAATGGATGAGGGTGTTTTGAGACCCCTTGCACGGATTTGCTTCAGTGGTGTCTTGAAGAAGTCTGAGGCATCTGAATCGGCACACAATTTCTCTGGATCACCCTTTGTCGGCGCCGGTGtgtttaaatcaattaaatttgatgGTTGTTCCGGAGATGCACGAGTTCCCTCCAAGGAAGGACCTACTGGGGTCCCGTAGAGACTCTTGCTTCCATCAATCGTTGCAGCTACAACTGTGGAGTCTTTCATGGTGGATTCAGCCGTAGAATTATCTCCCCTCAATGTCTTTGGAGTTTGGAAACTCATCAAATTTATGGATTGCCTGGGAAGGTTAGGAGAAACAATCCCAGTGCCTTCCAAAAGATTCTTTTCAGGCGTCGTGGGCTGTTCCACGACTTCAGGAACTGTCTTTTCATCTTCTGGTACTCCTGAGAAGCAAGAAAAGTCATtaggaaatgaaaaaaaagattcctcaTTCTCCAGGGAATTTTTCTTACCAATTTTCAACTCTGGGACCCCAGAGAATCTTCTCCTCTTCCGGACAGGCGTAAGAATTGACACAATAGTCTCCTTGTTTAACCTCTTTAGCTTCTTctgcaaaaaagaataagagaataaatttcattttacggttaatttttttggcaattttgaatgaaaatttccattaccCTTCTCCCAGGTTCAGACCAGCACGCTCTCTTCATCTCCACAGGACGCATGGACAATGGCGAGGACTTTCTCACTGTTGTCTTGAGGGCATCCACAATAGGAGTAAAC from Lutzomyia longipalpis isolate SR_M1_2022 chromosome 4, ASM2433408v1 encodes:
- the LOC129795679 gene encoding uncharacterized protein LOC129795679 isoform X1 gives rise to the protein MADENSVFFSDDDISVESDDNKHNIRQAVTTVVPVAYADETLDTRVLLQSWNVKKNIVEVVVAAKLTIWHLRVIEDEDIARLFGNNIADCVEFKYYLKKWRNEGAKIVETPLPANKKVQLPQVQQISDPLEQYSGISASTAPPSNKDSAAKVRKHVSREEVEKVLRMSARGKSILQYYSANERLEPQHQAWLVDIIADYYLQKYDGVSMKLIDRVSDQIIQLFPTELKSTYYVKRPLGGNPKGKLHDKFRNKRRLYIAQGILKKK
- the LOC129795646 gene encoding uncharacterized protein LOC129795646 → MWNYVSRRIKDTLEKTANIFDAGRAHFNHFECPLARRKAAAVALRKKKCSLAHFRKSSAVGSDFKESESGQDEYKERINHDNLNQSWLGAITWSSAIICGWYTSQLLCMRRRQLAWERRSAFHPAIYGFLPPPNRGFHTGPFARVALTAPGKELGVGKSSDFPLDPSKFIYNVSNDETSDEPKISTEKLTIRDAARDLKSLIGDTHFNFAVQSIQNGSNFEEAVFHFRLATFHRHPAATFNLGLCYERGLGVKKNLRQAMECYQMATELGHPKAMYNLGVFYVHGLGGLKRSRRVARQLFEAAAQLGQEDAQAALKMPNRSTTKDVQDYHHPTNIALTTSWRPIEAS
- the LOC129795753 gene encoding uncharacterized protein LOC129795753 — encoded protein: MGLLAVEEHQFLFCEVIEMSRVFILFLLLGVSVVFADDAEPEAPAPDPPAPEDPADPPEDPTAPEGPPDPAANPTDQVAEVMAMFAEIMAVIQQIMAASAQAPQAPQFPAISPLPAFPPFFPSFAAWKRR
- the LOC129795613 gene encoding stromal membrane-associated protein 1-like; the protein is MGSKKESERTKFIQEKCQNLLTQMLRDEDNKYCVDCDAKGPRWASWNLGVFLCIRCAGIHRNLGVHISRVKSVNLDAWTPEQVVSLQQMGNSRARAVYEAQLPDGFRRPQTDSALETFIRAKYEHKKYLAREWVQPPPPKVDWDKEIEEEMEKLKRKKKSSSTLGLSSVSTESSGSKKSLAKSAPIPAPLPKPKATSSSPKSTRTDHNPPTSATSDLLGLSSPTATNGPTTKDLAGDAFNSFLSAPPAVEEAPKVPTTNALDQEEADFFNQVPNEKEKAKMTKDSIMALYAAAPTPSFNNFSQFPPPQAPYGGQFGAQPGSGFAAAPTGYAAMPQFGQQPPHHPPVSTNNGAMFGFPAQPQPFGQFTAFQTPPNSAGLKQPPPNAANSALNQQFGNLNLGNVWQ
- the LOC129795679 gene encoding uncharacterized protein LOC129795679 isoform X2, whose amino-acid sequence is MADENSVFFSDDDISVESDDNKHNIRQAVTTVVPVAYADETLDTRVLLQSWNVKKNIVEVVVAAKLTIWHLRVIEDEDIARLFGNNIADCVEFKYYLKKWRNEGAKIVETPLPANKKVQLPQVQQISDPLEQYSGISASTAPPSNKDSAAKEVEKVLRMSARGKSILQYYSANERLEPQHQAWLVDIIADYYLQKYDGVSMKLIDRVSDQIIQLFPTELKSTYYVKRPLGGNPKGKLHDKFRNKRRLYIAQGILKKK